ACCATGGCAGACAATATTCCGAGGCAGAAAAAAAGTTTAAACAAGTCTTAGAATGGGATGAAAACCATGCAGCTGCTTGGCTGAATCTTGGTACTTTGTACTATGCTACAGAACGTTATGCAGATGCACTGGAAACATTAATTAAGTGTTTGGAAATCGACTCATCAGGTGCTATTCAGCATTACAGTATAGGTTTGGTACTTGAGAAAGTTGGTGCAATTCCTCAAGCTATTCAAGCTTATCAACAAGCCATTGCTCTCGATCCTACTTGGATAGATGCCTATAACTCATTAGGTAATATTTTCTGCGAGGCAGGAGAGTTAGAGCAAGCGGAATCAATATATCGACAAGCAGTCGCTGTGAAACCAGAGCATTTTGGCAGTTATCTGAACCTGGGGAATGTATTGCTAGAACAGGAGCATGTTGATGAAGCTATAGTAGCTTATGAAAAAGCTTTACAATTAAAACCTCGGAACCCGGATACTCTCTACAATTTGGGTGTTGCATTTGAAACAAAAAACGATTTTGCGGAAGCAGCGCTTAACTATGGTTATGCTTTTTATAGACAAGGAAAATATCAAGAGGCAATTAACCATTACCAGATTTTTTTAGAAAATAAAACAGGAGATGAGTTCTGCTACGATGCTTTAGCAGAATGTTACAAATCCCTCAATCAATGCGAACAAGCAGTTCAAACCTATGAAGATGGACTGAAAATTTATCCTAGGTCGAGTTTTCTGTATTTTCAATTAATCTCATTATTACATTTTTTTGGAAAAACACGAGATGCGATCGCTCTTGCTAAAAAAGCGTCTCAGTTATTACCAGATGTTTTAGTCTTTAAACTTGAAGAAAAGCGTCTTCTACCAATTCTTTATGAAAATGAGGTAGACATTGAGTTTTATAGGCATAGATTTGCTACCAGTTTAGAAGAACTCATTCAGCAAACTTCTTTGGAGACCCCTGAAGCAAAAAAAAGGGCTTTAGAAAGTGTAGCGAGTCGAACAAATTTCTACTTACAGTATCAGGGTAAAAATGATATAGATCTGCAAACACAGTATGGGCAGTTTGTTCATAAAGTGATGGTAGCTAATTATCCCGAATGGGTTAAACCATTATCTAAACGACCTCTTCAGAAAAATGAGAAAATTCGCATCGGTTATGTTTCTGACTTTCTGCGAGGACACACTGTTGGTAAAGAGATGCTTGGTTGGCTGCGGAATCGCAATGAACAAGAGTTTGAAGTTTATTGCTACTATATCAATAATAAAGTAGATTATTTTACACAGCAATATCG
This genomic interval from Scytonema hofmannii PCC 7110 contains the following:
- a CDS encoding tetratricopeptide repeat protein: MKYQEFVEQLLEFEQQQVVIDEVHTEALSLYHGRQYSEAEKKFKQVLEWDENHAAAWLNLGTLYYATERYADALETLIKCLEIDSSGAIQHYSIGLVLEKVGAIPQAIQAYQQAIALDPTWIDAYNSLGNIFCEAGELEQAESIYRQAVAVKPEHFGSYLNLGNVLLEQEHVDEAIVAYEKALQLKPRNPDTLYNLGVAFETKNDFAEAALNYGYAFYRQGKYQEAINHYQIFLENKTGDEFCYDALAECYKSLNQCEQAVQTYEDGLKIYPRSSFLYFQLISLLHFFGKTRDAIALAKKASQLLPDVLVFKLEEKRLLPILYENEVDIEFYRHRFATSLEELIQQTSLETPEAKKRALESVASRTNFYLQYQGKNDIDLQTQYGQFVHKVMVANYPEWVKPLSKRPLQKNEKIRIGYVSDFLRGHTVGKEMLGWLRNRNEQEFEVYCYYINNKVDYFTQQYRLYSNYFHHIPEDLQGVCQQIITDKLDVLVFLDIGMHPQVTQMAGLRLAPIQCTSWGHPITSGIPTIDYFLSSDLMEPENAQKHYSEELICLPNIGISYAKPMIPETKKSRVEFGLREEAVIYLSCQSLFKYLPQYDYIFPAIAQRVPQAQFAFIAHGSAYITEIFRQRLQCAFAQMGLDSEQHCIILPRISWSDYCNVNCISDIFLDTLSWSGGNTTLEAIACNLPIVTYPGEFMRGRHAYGILKMLGVTDSIAQTEAEYIDIAAKLGLDRDWRDSIVKRMVERHSSLYDDKICVKALEDFYRRVVREA